One part of the Sporomusaceae bacterium genome encodes these proteins:
- a CDS encoding HD domain-containing phosphohydrolase has protein sequence MYLLTGILAMVAVVSNVVHELRIHDGSFPVTVINLIALGGLCLAAWRAVRERREYRRQREDAVARARESDAALKHILEQLPCSVVALDPAFTIKRMNKQVEELTGFTADEVMGRKCYTLFGPGRVCDGCPVERALATGQVQQNIKQEKTAAGQEIFIEQTAIPLIGDDGEIRQVLEIVFDATRKVTLERENRDVFVQTVGALASLIDRRDNATGRHSVAVRDIALRIGHQLKLPSDVIEEISIAALLHDIGKIGVGEAILNKPGRLTAEEYAVIRQHPETGYNTLVVVRPLAKIADYILAHHERFDGTGYPRGIKGDEIPLVARILCVADVYEAITADRIYRPAMSIPEAVRIMHAGKATMFDPVVLEAFFADLGRRNIEAAAVIAALEATREAKDNR, from the coding sequence GTGTACTTGCTGACAGGCATTCTGGCCATGGTCGCGGTTGTATCCAATGTCGTTCATGAGTTGCGTATCCATGATGGCAGTTTCCCGGTGACAGTCATCAACCTTATCGCCCTCGGCGGGCTGTGCCTGGCCGCCTGGCGGGCGGTGCGCGAGCGGCGCGAGTACCGGCGGCAGCGGGAGGACGCCGTGGCGCGGGCCAGGGAGAGCGACGCCGCGCTCAAACATATCCTCGAACAGCTGCCGTGCTCGGTAGTGGCCCTCGACCCGGCGTTCACGATCAAGCGGATGAACAAGCAAGTGGAGGAATTGACCGGTTTTACCGCCGATGAGGTGATGGGCCGCAAATGCTACACCTTGTTCGGCCCGGGCCGCGTCTGCGACGGCTGCCCGGTGGAGCGCGCCCTGGCGACGGGCCAGGTGCAGCAGAACATCAAGCAGGAAAAAACGGCCGCTGGGCAGGAGATATTCATCGAGCAGACGGCTATCCCGCTGATTGGCGATGACGGCGAAATAAGGCAGGTCCTCGAGATTGTTTTCGACGCCACCCGCAAAGTGACGCTGGAACGGGAGAACCGCGATGTTTTCGTCCAGACGGTGGGGGCTCTCGCCAGCCTGATCGACCGCCGCGACAACGCCACGGGGCGGCATTCGGTCGCCGTGCGGGACATTGCCCTGCGCATCGGGCATCAGCTGAAGCTCCCGTCCGATGTAATCGAGGAAATCTCCATTGCCGCCCTTCTCCACGATATCGGCAAAATCGGTGTGGGCGAGGCCATCCTCAACAAGCCGGGACGGCTGACGGCGGAGGAATACGCGGTCATTCGCCAGCATCCGGAGACCGGTTATAATACTCTGGTGGTCGTCAGGCCGCTGGCCAAAATAGCCGACTACATATTGGCTCATCACGAGCGCTTTGACGGCACCGGCTATCCGAGGGGGATAAAGGGCGACGAAATCCCGCTCGTAGCGCGAATACTGTGCGTCGCCGACGTATACGAGGCCATCACCGCCGACCGCATCTACCGGCCGGCGATGAGCATACCGGAAGCGGTGAGGATAATGCACGCAGGAAAGGCTACCATGTTCGACCCCGTTGTGCTTGAAGCATTCTTCGCCGACCTCGGGCGGCGGAATATCGAGGCGGCGGCCGTCATAGCCGCCCTTGAAGCGACGCGTGAGGCGAAAGATAACAGATAG
- the ispD gene encoding 2-C-methyl-D-erythritol 4-phosphate cytidylyltransferase, with translation MVTAVVAAAGSGRRMGREVNKVFLPLAGRPILARSVAAIAACPEVDSLVVVVAPGEEERAAAILAPLALAKPWRVVTGGAERQHSVANALAAVPEGADLILIHDGARPLVDDATVAAAVAAAREHGAAGVAVPVKDTIKTVDEGGCIAATPDRRTLWAIQTPQVFAASLLREAYAAAAAAGVLATDDAALVERLGHKVRIVPGSYRNLKITTPEDMIMAQALLESEAEKMRRIGIGYDVHRLVAGRPLIIGGVEIPWEKGLEGHSDADVLLHAIKDALLGAAALGDIGRHFPDTDPAYKGASSLRLLAVVGEKLAAAGWRAANIDAVVIAEKPKLAPHIAAMNANIAAALGIAAGQVNVKATTTEGLGFAGRREGIAAQAVAAIEPVG, from the coding sequence GTGGTGACAGCGGTTGTCGCCGCCGCCGGCAGCGGCCGGCGGATGGGAAGGGAAGTCAATAAGGTGTTTCTGCCGCTGGCCGGCCGGCCGATTCTGGCCCGCAGCGTCGCAGCGATAGCGGCCTGCCCGGAGGTGGACAGCCTGGTGGTCGTCGTCGCCCCCGGGGAAGAGGAGCGGGCCGCGGCGATCCTCGCACCGCTGGCGCTCGCCAAACCGTGGCGGGTGGTGACCGGCGGCGCCGAAAGGCAGCATTCGGTCGCCAACGCACTGGCCGCCGTGCCCGAGGGCGCCGACCTCATCCTCATCCACGACGGCGCCCGGCCGCTCGTCGACGACGCCACCGTCGCCGCCGCCGTCGCCGCGGCCCGCGAGCACGGGGCGGCCGGCGTCGCGGTGCCTGTCAAGGATACGATCAAGACGGTCGACGAGGGCGGCTGTATCGCCGCCACCCCCGACCGCCGCACCCTGTGGGCCATCCAGACCCCGCAGGTCTTTGCCGCATCGCTGCTGCGCGAAGCATACGCAGCGGCGGCCGCCGCCGGCGTGCTGGCCACTGACGACGCCGCGCTGGTGGAGCGGCTGGGCCACAAAGTCAGGATCGTGCCCGGCAGCTACCGCAACCTCAAGATTACGACCCCGGAAGATATGATCATGGCGCAGGCGCTGTTAGAAAGCGAGGCGGAGAAAATGCGGCGAATCGGCATCGGCTACGACGTGCACCGCCTGGTGGCGGGCCGCCCCCTCATCATCGGCGGCGTGGAAATCCCCTGGGAGAAGGGCCTCGAAGGTCATTCGGACGCCGACGTTCTCCTCCACGCCATCAAGGACGCCCTGCTCGGGGCGGCGGCGCTGGGCGATATCGGCCGCCATTTCCCCGACACCGACCCGGCGTATAAGGGCGCCTCCAGCCTCAGGCTGCTGGCCGTCGTGGGCGAAAAGCTGGCCGCCGCGGGCTGGCGGGCCGCCAATATCGACGCCGTCGTCATCGCCGAAAAGCCCAAACTCGCCCCGCATATCGCGGCCATGAACGCCAACATCGCCGCCGCGCTCGGCATCGCCGCCGGCCAGGTCAACGTCAAGGCCACCACCACCGAGGGGCTGGGCTTCGCCGGCCGCCGCGAGGGCATCGCCGCCCAGGCGGTCGCCGCGATCGAGCCGGTCGGGTAA